From a single Clostridium isatidis genomic region:
- a CDS encoding MFS transporter: MNNNWKKNIILFLTTQTISLLGSSLVQYAIMWYITLETQSGTAMTISIICGFLPTLFLSPFGGVWADRYDRKKLIAISDSFIAISTLILAILFLRGYDSIWLLYLTSSIRALGSAIQTPAINALIPQIVPEDKLTKVNASNGSIQSLVMLISPMLSGALLTMTTIEVIFFIDVITAAIAVSILVFFLHVPVHEKALKKQENSYFGDMKEGLEYIKNHKFLKEYFVFCAFFFILAAPVSFLTPLQVTRNFGNDVWRLTAIEITFSVGMMLGGGIMAAWGGFKNRVYTMAFSTLIMALCTIALGIVPSFWVYISLFGLFGMVMPMFNTPSTVLIQEKVEEEFLGRVFSVLSMITSVMMPLGMLVFGPMADYVAIEKMLIVTGILIFIEGLIMRGSKVLIKAGEEKELTTDN, translated from the coding sequence ATGAATAATAACTGGAAGAAGAATATTATATTATTTTTGACTACCCAGACAATATCGCTTTTAGGCTCTTCATTAGTTCAATACGCAATTATGTGGTATATTACCCTAGAAACACAATCAGGAACTGCTATGACAATATCTATAATTTGTGGATTTTTACCTACGCTTTTTCTTTCGCCTTTTGGAGGAGTATGGGCAGATAGATATGATAGAAAAAAGCTAATTGCTATTTCGGATTCCTTTATTGCAATATCAACATTAATATTAGCAATACTATTTTTAAGAGGATATGATTCTATTTGGCTTTTATATTTAACTTCTTCGATACGTGCTTTAGGATCAGCGATACAAACTCCAGCGATAAATGCACTTATACCACAAATTGTTCCAGAGGATAAGCTTACAAAAGTAAATGCAAGCAATGGAAGTATTCAATCTTTAGTTATGCTTATATCACCAATGTTAAGTGGGGCTTTATTAACAATGACTACAATCGAAGTTATATTTTTTATAGATGTAATTACAGCTGCAATAGCAGTTTCTATTTTAGTTTTCTTTTTACATGTTCCAGTTCATGAGAAAGCATTAAAAAAACAGGAAAATAGTTATTTTGGCGATATGAAAGAAGGATTAGAATATATAAAAAATCATAAATTTCTTAAGGAATACTTTGTATTCTGTGCATTTTTCTTTATTCTAGCTGCACCTGTTTCATTTCTAACTCCGTTACAAGTTACCCGTAACTTTGGAAATGATGTATGGCGTTTAACAGCAATTGAAATAACATTCTCTGTTGGAATGATGCTTGGTGGTGGTATTATGGCTGCTTGGGGTGGTTTTAAAAATAGAGTTTATACAATGGCTTTTTCAACCCTTATTATGGCATTATGCACTATTGCATTAGGAATTGTACCTTCTTTTTGGGTTTATATTTCTCTATTTGGATTATTTGGAATGGTTATGCCAATGTTTAATACACCTTCTACAGTTTTAATACAAGAAAAAGTTGAAGAAGAGTTCTTAGGAAGAGTGTTTAGTGTTTTGAGTATGATAACAAGTGTTATGATGCCTCTTGGAATGTTAGTATTTGGACCAATGGCAGATTATGTTGCAATAGAAAAAATGCTTATAGTAACTGGTATATTAATATTTATAGAAGGTCTTATTATGAGAGGAAGCAAAGTTTTAATTAAGGCAGGAGAAGAGAAAGAGTTGACAACTGATAATTAA
- a CDS encoding amino acid ABC transporter permease, with the protein MSIESIIKIVQENWPMFLRGAWVTIYISIIGTLIGTLIGLLVGVIRTIPVPERGIKKVFLKIINVILSVYIEFFRGTPMIVQSMVIYYGSAQFLGIDINRIVAALFIVSINTGAYMSEIVRGGIVSIDKGQFEAAQAIGMSHAQTMFNVILPQVIRNILPATGNEFVVNIKDTSVLNVISVSELFFQTKSIAGNNFKYFESFSVACIIYLVLTFTITRILRAIERKLDGPENYIIPGNQMQVKTPEIVADK; encoded by the coding sequence ATGAGTATTGAATCAATAATAAAAATAGTTCAAGAAAATTGGCCAATGTTTCTTCGTGGAGCATGGGTAACAATTTATATTTCAATAATCGGTACTTTAATTGGTACTTTAATTGGGCTATTAGTAGGAGTAATAAGAACTATTCCAGTTCCTGAAAGGGGAATAAAAAAGGTATTTCTTAAAATTATAAATGTTATTCTTTCTGTTTATATAGAGTTCTTTAGAGGAACCCCTATGATAGTACAATCCATGGTTATTTATTATGGATCAGCTCAGTTTTTAGGAATAGATATAAATAGAATAGTAGCAGCTTTATTTATAGTTTCTATTAATACAGGAGCTTATATGTCAGAGATTGTTAGAGGAGGAATTGTTTCTATAGACAAGGGACAATTTGAAGCTGCTCAGGCAATTGGAATGAGCCATGCTCAAACAATGTTTAATGTAATTTTACCACAAGTGATTCGTAATATTTTACCAGCAACAGGTAATGAATTTGTAGTTAATATAAAAGATACTTCAGTGCTTAATGTAATTTCTGTTTCAGAACTATTCTTCCAAACTAAGTCAATAGCAGGTAATAACTTTAAGTATTTTGAATCCTTCTCTGTTGCATGTATTATTTATTTAGTATTAACATTTACAATTACAAGAATTTTAAGAGCAATAGAAAGAAAATTAGATGGACCGGAAAATTATATTATACCTGGCAATCAAATGCAGGTAAAAACTCCAGAAATTGTAGCAGATAAATAA
- a CDS encoding DUF2935 domain-containing protein, which produces MISFNDFTVHSLEVNLFFLRLMKEHSIFLEAVFLPKDKNLINQAEAFKNEFSHLLSHAVTLADGLLPSSVINSKELVTKYTIDAEKATQMATGILIDTSITSRELSLLPISNKSLRNLTDEIFILNKNIIRTLSMLIQFKNKLLKAVLSCNLFINAYPKFLEHLLYEAMAYKELLTRLQNGVEISINVNPAAQEAFWNKIMSEHAFFIRGLLDPTEVNLFNLADSFGKKFEDLRKEANKIKDSKNLLREVTNKSLDAAKEIREFKEEGVEGLLNCEIKAIISPLLADHVLREANHYIRLLRNFNL; this is translated from the coding sequence ATGATATCTTTTAATGATTTTACAGTTCATTCATTAGAAGTAAATCTATTCTTTTTAAGGTTGATGAAAGAACATTCAATATTTTTAGAAGCAGTATTTTTACCAAAAGATAAAAACTTAATTAATCAAGCAGAAGCCTTTAAAAATGAATTTTCTCATTTATTATCTCATGCAGTAACATTGGCAGATGGGCTTCTTCCTTCATCTGTAATAAATTCAAAAGAGCTTGTAACTAAATATACAATTGACGCCGAAAAAGCAACTCAAATGGCTACTGGAATTTTAATAGACACCTCTATAACTTCTAGAGAACTTTCCTTACTACCTATTAGCAATAAATCTTTAAGAAACTTAACAGATGAAATTTTCATATTAAATAAAAACATTATAAGAACACTTTCGATGCTTATTCAATTTAAAAATAAACTTCTGAAAGCTGTTTTATCATGCAACTTATTTATAAATGCTTATCCTAAATTTTTAGAGCATCTTCTTTATGAAGCTATGGCTTATAAGGAATTATTAACAAGACTACAAAACGGAGTTGAAATAAGTATTAATGTAAACCCAGCCGCTCAAGAAGCTTTTTGGAATAAAATAATGTCTGAACATGCCTTCTTTATCAGAGGTTTATTAGACCCAACAGAAGTAAATTTATTTAATTTAGCTGATAGTTTTGGAAAGAAATTTGAAGACTTAAGAAAAGAAGCAAATAAAATAAAAGATTCTAAAAATCTTCTAAGGGAAGTTACAAATAAATCATTAGATGCTGCAAAAGAAATTAGAGAATTTAAAGAAGAAGGAGTGGAGGGTTTATTAAATTGCGAAATTAAAGCTATTATTTCTCCTCTTTTAGCTGATCACGTACTTAGAGAAGCTAATCATTATATTAGATTACTTAGGAACTTTAATTTATAA
- a CDS encoding transporter substrate-binding domain-containing protein, translating into MKKKLSVLVSLALTAMLALTGCASANNEKTEDSNVFKVGMEAGYPPFNWTQGDDSNGAVAIEGSSEYAGGYDVEIAKRIAEGLGKELVIVKTEWDGLVPALTSGKIDAIIAGMSPTAERKETIDFSDNYYNSQLVLVVKNNGPYANAKTLADFKDAKVTAQLNTFHYSVIDQIEGVNKQEAMDNFPAMRVALESGVIDAYVSERPEAVSAQSANSNFKMIELTDGFETNPEDTAIAVGLRKNSELTEKINEILAAISEEEQTEIMDNAIKNQPAAQ; encoded by the coding sequence ATGAAGAAAAAATTATCAGTATTAGTATCATTAGCATTAACAGCTATGTTAGCATTAACAGGATGTGCATCAGCAAATAATGAAAAGACAGAGGATAGTAATGTGTTTAAAGTAGGAATGGAAGCTGGATATCCACCATTTAACTGGACACAAGGCGATGATTCAAATGGAGCTGTAGCAATTGAAGGAAGTTCAGAATATGCAGGTGGATATGATGTTGAAATAGCTAAGAGAATTGCGGAAGGTTTAGGAAAAGAACTAGTTATTGTTAAAACTGAATGGGATGGATTAGTGCCAGCTTTAACTTCAGGTAAAATAGATGCAATAATTGCAGGTATGTCACCAACTGCAGAACGTAAAGAAACAATAGATTTTTCAGACAATTACTATAATTCACAATTAGTTTTAGTTGTTAAAAATAATGGACCTTATGCAAATGCTAAAACTTTAGCAGATTTCAAAGATGCAAAAGTTACTGCACAGTTAAATACTTTCCACTATTCAGTAATAGATCAAATTGAAGGTGTAAATAAGCAAGAAGCTATGGATAACTTCCCAGCAATGAGAGTTGCTCTTGAATCAGGAGTAATTGATGCTTATGTATCAGAAAGACCAGAAGCAGTAAGTGCTCAATCAGCTAATTCAAACTTTAAAATGATAGAACTTACAGATGGCTTTGAAACAAATCCAGAAGATACTGCAATAGCAGTAGGATTAAGAAAAAATAGTGAGTTAACTGAAAAGATAAATGAAATTTTAGCAGCTATTTCAGAAGAAGAACAAACAGAAATAATGGATAATGCTATTAAAAATCAACCAGCAGCTCAATAA
- a CDS encoding amino acid ABC transporter ATP-binding protein, giving the protein MEKIIEIKHLSKHFGDHEVLKDIDFSVNKGEVVCIIGSSGSGKSTLLRCINLLEKPTGGEIIYKGENILDDKHDIRKYRTKLGMVFQQFNLFNNHNVLSNCVVGQMKVLKRSKEEAEKIAMKYLKVVGMEKYINAKPKQLSGGQKQRVAIARALSMEPDVILFDEPTSALDPEMVGEVLKVMKELAGTGLTMLVVTHEMEFAREVSDRVVFMDKGVIEEEGSPEQIFNNPTKERTREFLKRTLEKL; this is encoded by the coding sequence ATGGAAAAAATAATAGAAATTAAACATTTAAGTAAACATTTTGGAGATCATGAAGTATTAAAAGATATTGATTTTTCAGTAAATAAAGGGGAAGTTGTTTGTATAATAGGTTCTTCTGGATCAGGTAAGTCAACTCTTCTTCGTTGCATTAATCTTCTAGAAAAGCCAACTGGTGGAGAGATAATTTATAAGGGAGAAAATATATTAGATGACAAACATGATATTCGTAAATATCGTACAAAGTTAGGCATGGTTTTTCAACAATTTAATTTATTTAATAATCATAATGTCTTAAGTAATTGTGTTGTTGGACAAATGAAGGTTTTAAAGCGTTCTAAAGAAGAAGCTGAAAAAATAGCAATGAAATATTTAAAAGTAGTTGGAATGGAAAAGTATATTAATGCTAAGCCTAAGCAGTTATCAGGAGGGCAAAAACAACGTGTTGCTATTGCAAGAGCACTTTCAATGGAACCAGATGTTATTCTTTTTGATGAGCCAACTTCAGCTTTAGATCCAGAAATGGTAGGAGAAGTTCTTAAAGTTATGAAAGAACTTGCGGGAACTGGTCTTACAATGTTAGTTGTAACTCACGAAATGGAATTTGCACGCGAAGTATCTGATCGTGTAGTATTTATGGACAAGGGAGTTATAGAAGAAGAGGGATCTCCAGAGCAAATATTTAATAATCCAACTAAGGAACGTACACGTGAATTTTTAAAAAGAACACTAGAAAAACTTTAA
- the aroD gene encoding type I 3-dehydroquinate dehydratase: MKKVVKVKDLVIGEGIPKIVVPIVGKSISEIIEEAKELEYIDFDIVEWRADFFKNVTNINKVIEALEKIREIIPDKAILFTFRSFNEGGEREIDEDFYFELNKKVSKTKLIDIIDIELSKDNNKIIELIDLAHNNDLLVIISNHDFEKTPAKDEIIKRLCKAVELGADIPKIAVMPNSAEDVITLLDATRIAKEKYIKGPIITMSMAGKGIISRLSGELFGSAITFGSAKKASAPGQISVKELRKVLNILHTNM, translated from the coding sequence ATGAAGAAAGTAGTAAAAGTTAAAGATCTAGTAATTGGCGAAGGGATACCCAAAATAGTTGTACCTATTGTAGGAAAAAGCATTTCTGAAATTATAGAGGAAGCAAAGGAATTAGAATATATAGATTTTGATATAGTAGAATGGAGAGCAGATTTCTTTAAAAATGTAACTAATATAAATAAAGTTATAGAAGCTTTAGAGAAGATTAGAGAAATTATTCCTGATAAAGCAATTTTATTTACCTTCCGTAGTTTCAATGAAGGTGGAGAAAGAGAAATTGATGAAGACTTTTATTTTGAATTAAATAAGAAAGTTTCTAAAACAAAACTTATTGATATTATAGATATTGAATTATCTAAAGATAATAATAAGATAATAGAATTAATTGATTTAGCTCATAATAATGATCTTCTTGTAATTATTTCGAATCATGATTTTGAAAAGACACCAGCAAAAGATGAAATAATAAAGCGTCTTTGTAAGGCGGTTGAATTGGGTGCAGATATTCCTAAAATTGCAGTTATGCCTAATTCAGCTGAAGATGTAATTACATTATTAGATGCAACGCGTATTGCAAAAGAAAAGTATATAAAAGGTCCAATTATAACAATGTCAATGGCAGGAAAGGGGATAATTAGTAGATTATCTGGAGAATTATTTGGATCCGCAATTACTTTTGGTTCAGCTAAAAAGGCATCTGCTCCAGGACAAATTTCTGTAAAGGAGCTGCGTAAAGTTTTAAATATATTGCATACTAATATGTAA
- a CDS encoding BglG family transcription antiterminator, with translation MELNKDCMEILQYMIKNNNYIKVEELAKKYNLTDRAIRYKIDKIEKFLIKNGFGYFDKKYGKGIKVTNSKELKAYIDKFVSEDTPYKYAYSKEERELFITLKLLQANDNMKLKYFEEKLCISKNTLLKEIDDVEEFLSRYNLKLIRKSKVGLYIEGNENYKRKAILDIISQSVSAEDFVKYVSKKSSESKINKLQFDTLFTDIDIDFIDSLIKEAEQKLKREFSDEAYGGLMTHLAIMIKRVQIDKVISKLEFNNDFVENTLEYEVALEIIKKIEDKYKIEVPKDEISYIVIHLLGAKVVNNSYQVDSKEDNKLLHIIDFMTKYVESYYKINLDEERESLYQGLLLHLRPSLYRIKYGSKIVNPLIERIKSEQSQLFKVVTLACKYLEEYIDNQLGEHEISYIALHYAAAIARYKQKNNRRARLIVVCGSGVGSSKLIASKIIEKFNVEILGTYGSRSVTSEMKNNCDFIISTLDIPSLNKDEYIKVSPLITNEDLKKLEKYIIPIAKPKKDNGEISLLNRILDKVKKYCEINDEEQLRYEILYEMKKQEELDEEIDNDFKEKYFLRDFIKRENIELKVNCKDWKDAISKGVDILIRKNNVTEAYKSEIIKKLEELGPYMVIAPGICLSHIDMVDEIDKTSMSLINLKYPVKFNSEFNDPVRLILTFASKDKESHLNALLGFMNLINNPEDRNKLFFASSKDEVIDVIKKY, from the coding sequence ATGGAGCTTAATAAGGATTGCATGGAGATACTTCAATATATGATTAAAAATAATAATTATATAAAAGTTGAAGAATTAGCGAAAAAATATAATCTTACAGATAGAGCTATAAGATACAAAATAGATAAAATAGAAAAATTTTTAATTAAAAATGGATTTGGATATTTTGATAAAAAGTATGGTAAAGGTATTAAGGTAACTAATAGTAAAGAACTTAAAGCTTATATAGATAAATTTGTATCAGAAGACACTCCATATAAATATGCATATTCAAAAGAAGAAAGAGAGCTGTTTATAACTTTAAAACTTCTTCAGGCAAATGATAATATGAAACTTAAATATTTTGAAGAAAAGCTTTGTATTTCCAAGAATACTCTTTTAAAAGAAATAGATGATGTAGAAGAATTTTTAAGCAGATATAATCTTAAATTAATAAGAAAATCTAAAGTAGGACTTTATATTGAAGGTAATGAAAATTATAAAAGAAAGGCAATATTGGATATTATATCTCAAAGTGTTTCAGCTGAGGATTTTGTGAAATATGTTTCTAAAAAATCAAGTGAATCTAAAATTAATAAACTTCAATTTGATACTTTATTTACTGATATAGATATAGATTTTATCGATAGTTTAATAAAAGAAGCTGAACAAAAATTAAAAAGAGAGTTTAGTGATGAGGCTTATGGAGGGTTAATGACCCATTTAGCAATTATGATAAAAAGAGTTCAAATAGATAAGGTTATAAGTAAACTTGAATTTAATAATGACTTTGTAGAAAATACCTTGGAATATGAAGTAGCATTAGAAATTATTAAGAAAATAGAAGATAAATATAAAATAGAGGTTCCAAAGGATGAGATTTCTTATATAGTAATTCATCTTTTAGGAGCTAAAGTTGTTAATAATAGTTATCAAGTTGACAGTAAGGAAGATAATAAACTTTTGCATATTATAGATTTTATGACTAAATATGTAGAGTCTTATTACAAAATTAATCTAGATGAAGAAAGGGAATCTTTATACCAGGGCTTATTATTACATTTGAGACCAAGTTTATATAGGATAAAATATGGTTCTAAAATTGTAAATCCACTTATTGAAAGAATAAAATCTGAGCAATCTCAATTATTTAAAGTAGTAACTTTAGCCTGCAAATATCTTGAGGAGTATATAGATAATCAATTGGGAGAACATGAAATATCATATATAGCACTTCATTATGCAGCTGCAATTGCTAGATATAAGCAGAAAAATAATAGAAGAGCAAGATTAATAGTTGTTTGTGGGTCGGGAGTAGGTTCATCTAAATTAATTGCATCTAAGATTATAGAAAAATTTAATGTAGAAATATTAGGTACTTATGGCAGTAGAAGTGTTACAAGTGAAATGAAGAATAATTGCGATTTTATTATAAGTACTTTAGATATTCCTAGTTTAAATAAAGATGAATATATAAAGGTTTCTCCATTAATTACAAATGAAGATTTAAAGAAACTTGAGAAATATATTATACCCATTGCAAAGCCTAAAAAAGATAATGGGGAAATTTCTTTGCTTAATAGAATTTTAGATAAAGTTAAAAAGTACTGTGAGATTAATGATGAAGAACAATTAAGATATGAAATACTATATGAAATGAAAAAACAAGAAGAACTAGATGAAGAAATAGATAATGATTTTAAAGAAAAGTATTTTTTAAGAGATTTTATAAAAAGAGAAAATATTGAATTAAAAGTAAACTGCAAGGATTGGAAAGATGCTATATCTAAAGGGGTAGATATTTTAATAAGAAAAAATAATGTAACAGAAGCATATAAGAGTGAAATAATTAAAAAATTAGAAGAACTTGGACCATATATGGTTATAGCTCCAGGAATATGCTTATCTCATATTGATATGGTAGATGAAATTGATAAAACATCAATGAGCCTTATAAATTTGAAATATCCAGTTAAATTCAATAGTGAGTTTAATGATCCTGTAAGGTTGATTTTAACCTTTGCATCTAAGGATAAA